In Candidatus Aramenus sp. CH1, the following proteins share a genomic window:
- a CDS encoding thermopsin: MKAFLFVFLAFILVANIASFLVHSQPSSSDLTQLHYVKKAYAFPPVPPNESLAGRTGEVNIYSFYTGEPAPMGIADYGVGPYGPYKTETTQLLGSVYVGYLSATTPSGNPEVAFQLNGVLNYQYNGNTYALWVQDVLVYNTETHSATVTDNVWNFTSPYAWVNSLQGNGALCTYGNQTFYSYTYMTTYLVPPFTFYLLVNVTENSAGQPVLYFWANLGNGWVNFDKVTILNVKGASNVYFLVDGDKYTGSGNMYDIELVMGGVGGTATLTSSYVFMNLEYWNGHNFQQIINAYNFGSDTADTVENAQDLPYYLNQMTGTLQAGIEAGNGGLDGLWNFTFMGSLTVNAPIQSGYVLVYLTKYGYNSSYAQEAIPFTDYGAKFSLLEGDYAVLVYNQKHQLVGEATVEVQGGVYEGTGVANFSVSLQSPIYLTQDGVQEIPVQVNAYGSVEFSLSAPGGISYTYSTSGCFQGNGTEVVWVGVSSLSPGIYYAALTATLFPGFSKSVQIPIVVLQGLEAVTFNYSYVGAPLPSPPTVTLKFPNGTVINATMPFSVQVPSGTNYTVEESMTFQGVRWATPVSSGEVPTTPDGVYSFNFTYYKQDLVTFTFSVVGGGNYGEPEIEAESFGQFETVLPGTYWVDYGSPYSYPSELPYSTSSVRWEATDCQGIVTSPGKVSVTYYLQYYVKVVGQGKAYALVDGKNVTFTSGWYDAGAQVQIEQVPYYLGSGERLFVVGASSSMSFIVDSPMKVVLDQVVQYYVDVESKVPAYALVNGTNTTLTSGWYNAGTKIEVENVTYYLSPDTRFLLLNVSPSRSLTVGSSTTLSLDYVEQFLVDVTPSGLVHAEVNGKEEPLTSGWYNAGSNVTVYPLMQYNGTEERVVVVSVSPSNSFKVDEPTSVHVNAVVQYYVYVNSPIPTYALVNGTNTTLTSGWYNAGTKIEVENVTYYLSPDTRFLIVGISPSQLTVKGPAEVNVYVERQFLLQLNVDFPVKALIDGVLGYVTSNSWFNENTTIQILNQTYYVNKEERIIITVVSPLSVTMDRPVTLTVNYVKQYLVDINGNESWVNAGKTILLESNLPFYLLGRFVGTFNVSTGAKLVVNGPIHEVLKAEPNWLFVAGIVAVGAVIGVGGLMGKRRKGE, from the coding sequence ATGAAGGCATTCCTTTTCGTTTTCCTCGCCTTTATTTTAGTCGCAAACATAGCCTCCTTTCTAGTTCACTCACAGCCAAGCTCCTCTGACCTAACTCAGCTCCACTACGTCAAGAAAGCCTACGCCTTTCCGCCAGTCCCGCCCAACGAGTCACTAGCAGGGAGGACCGGGGAAGTGAACATATACTCCTTTTATACGGGTGAACCCGCCCCCATGGGGATAGCCGACTACGGTGTGGGCCCATACGGCCCCTACAAGACGGAGACCACTCAGCTCCTCGGCTCCGTGTATGTGGGCTACCTCTCAGCTACTACCCCAAGCGGTAACCCTGAGGTAGCGTTCCAGCTCAACGGGGTCTTGAACTACCAATACAACGGCAATACCTACGCCCTCTGGGTCCAGGACGTGTTGGTGTACAACACTGAGACCCACTCCGCCACGGTGACGGACAACGTGTGGAACTTCACTTCCCCTTACGCCTGGGTTAACTCCCTCCAAGGTAACGGGGCCCTCTGCACTTATGGGAACCAGACGTTTTACTCTTACACCTACATGACAACCTATTTAGTCCCTCCTTTCACGTTCTACTTGCTGGTCAACGTCACTGAGAACTCCGCTGGGCAACCAGTTCTGTACTTCTGGGCCAACCTAGGGAACGGGTGGGTAAACTTCGACAAGGTGACAATCTTAAACGTCAAGGGAGCGTCAAACGTCTACTTTTTGGTGGACGGGGACAAGTACACGGGTTCTGGGAACATGTACGACATAGAGCTCGTCATGGGAGGGGTGGGGGGTACGGCAACCTTAACCTCCTCGTACGTTTTCATGAACTTGGAGTACTGGAATGGCCACAACTTTCAACAAATAATCAACGCCTACAACTTCGGTAGCGACACAGCAGATACCGTGGAAAACGCCCAAGACCTCCCATACTACCTAAACCAGATGACGGGGACGCTCCAGGCAGGAATTGAGGCAGGGAATGGAGGCCTCGACGGCTTGTGGAACTTCACGTTCATGGGGTCCTTAACGGTTAACGCGCCTATCCAGTCAGGTTACGTGCTGGTCTACTTGACAAAGTACGGGTATAACTCCTCCTATGCTCAGGAGGCAATACCTTTCACGGACTACGGGGCAAAGTTCAGCCTCTTGGAGGGAGACTACGCCGTCCTAGTCTACAACCAGAAACACCAGCTGGTAGGGGAGGCCACGGTGGAAGTGCAGGGTGGGGTTTACGAGGGCACTGGAGTGGCTAACTTCTCCGTGTCCTTGCAGTCTCCAATTTACCTAACCCAGGATGGAGTCCAGGAAATCCCAGTACAGGTCAACGCATATGGTTCCGTGGAGTTCTCGCTCAGCGCCCCTGGGGGAATATCTTACACTTACAGCACTTCCGGTTGTTTCCAGGGTAACGGCACCGAGGTAGTGTGGGTGGGTGTGTCATCCTTGTCCCCGGGCATCTACTACGCCGCCTTAACCGCCACCCTCTTCCCGGGCTTTTCCAAGAGCGTACAAATACCAATAGTGGTGCTCCAGGGCTTAGAGGCTGTCACCTTTAACTACTCCTATGTAGGAGCACCCCTTCCCAGTCCCCCAACGGTAACGCTCAAGTTCCCCAACGGCACAGTGATAAACGCGACTATGCCCTTCTCCGTCCAAGTTCCGTCTGGCACCAACTACACCGTGGAGGAGTCGATGACGTTCCAAGGGGTCAGGTGGGCTACGCCCGTGAGCTCAGGGGAGGTACCGACTACCCCCGATGGCGTCTACTCCTTTAACTTCACCTACTACAAGCAGGACTTGGTGACGTTCACCTTCTCCGTTGTAGGCGGGGGAAACTACGGGGAGCCGGAGATAGAGGCGGAGTCCTTTGGCCAGTTTGAGACAGTCCTTCCGGGGACATACTGGGTGGACTACGGCTCCCCATATTCGTACCCCTCTGAACTGCCTTACTCCACCTCAAGCGTTAGGTGGGAGGCTACTGACTGCCAAGGGATTGTAACGTCCCCCGGCAAAGTGTCCGTTACCTACTACCTCCAATACTACGTTAAGGTAGTAGGGCAGGGTAAGGCTTACGCTTTGGTGGACGGGAAGAACGTGACGTTCACTTCAGGCTGGTACGACGCTGGCGCTCAAGTGCAGATAGAGCAGGTACCTTACTACTTGGGTAGCGGGGAAAGGCTTTTTGTGGTTGGGGCCAGCTCCTCCATGTCCTTCATCGTCGACTCCCCAATGAAGGTCGTCTTGGACCAAGTGGTGCAGTACTACGTTGATGTGGAGTCTAAAGTGCCCGCTTACGCCTTGGTCAACGGCACCAACACCACCTTGACCTCCGGCTGGTACAACGCAGGTACTAAGATAGAGGTCGAGAACGTCACATACTACCTCAGTCCTGACACTAGGTTCCTCTTGCTTAACGTATCTCCCTCACGGTCGCTCACCGTGGGCTCCTCAACCACCTTGTCTCTGGACTACGTGGAGCAGTTCCTCGTCGACGTGACTCCCTCTGGTCTAGTGCACGCAGAGGTGAACGGGAAGGAGGAGCCGTTGACCTCCGGCTGGTACAACGCTGGGTCAAACGTCACCGTGTACCCCTTGATGCAATACAACGGCACAGAGGAAAGGGTAGTGGTAGTATCAGTGAGCCCCTCCAATTCCTTTAAAGTGGACGAACCCACGAGTGTGCACGTAAACGCCGTTGTCCAGTACTACGTCTACGTAAACAGCCCAATACCTACGTATGCCCTGGTCAACGGCACCAACACCACCTTGACCTCCGGCTGGTACAACGCAGGTACTAAGATAGAGGTCGAGAACGTCACATACTACCTCAGTCCTGACACTAGGTTCCTAATTGTGGGCATTAGCCCTAGCCAGCTTACGGTGAAGGGGCCGGCTGAGGTAAACGTGTACGTGGAGAGGCAGTTCCTCCTACAGCTCAACGTGGACTTCCCCGTTAAGGCGCTCATAGACGGCGTCTTGGGCTACGTCACATCGAATAGTTGGTTTAACGAGAACACCACGATCCAAATACTGAACCAGACGTACTACGTAAACAAGGAGGAGAGAATAATAATAACGGTAGTGTCACCGCTGAGTGTCACAATGGACAGACCGGTAACGCTGACCGTCAACTACGTAAAGCAGTACCTCGTCGACATTAACGGCAACGAGAGCTGGGTCAACGC
- a CDS encoding DUF973 family protein, with amino-acid sequence MEVNQGFKDLKEGSLYVTISIVILLAIVGMAFLRFTLLSLLVLVMELVSYALFVLGLSKLRVGLLRVSETGRSLGNLGTNVFVLGALSLIFSDVYSPLLYLGSVLVAVGNGIVGYAVYKVGEEYKDEKLRLAGVMIIGVLSSVVGYPMCYFASSEMSAKSFERRQTVTLEVSDKSVGYGWLRSTGEAEVTLFSSTEAEIVDVFLLGFPLTQVSTRKLVPGENKVFLKFQIAGSLVPGNVYVAEFRLSDGTVKRASLVYEI; translated from the coding sequence ATGGAAGTAAACCAAGGGTTTAAGGACTTAAAAGAGGGCTCACTTTATGTTACGATCTCCATCGTAATTCTCCTAGCCATCGTGGGCATGGCCTTCCTCCGCTTCACCTTGCTATCGTTGCTTGTACTCGTCATGGAACTGGTATCCTATGCCTTGTTCGTCCTGGGCCTCTCAAAGCTCAGGGTAGGACTGCTCAGGGTGTCGGAGACCGGTAGGAGCCTAGGTAACCTGGGTACTAACGTGTTCGTGCTAGGGGCGTTGTCCCTCATCTTCAGCGACGTGTATTCCCCTTTACTTTACTTGGGCTCTGTGCTAGTTGCAGTGGGAAACGGCATCGTGGGCTACGCTGTGTATAAGGTGGGAGAGGAGTATAAGGACGAAAAGTTAAGGCTAGCGGGGGTCATGATAATTGGCGTCCTTAGCTCCGTGGTGGGATATCCCATGTGCTACTTTGCCTCCTCCGAGATGTCCGCCAAGTCCTTCGAAAGAAGGCAGACGGTAACCCTAGAGGTAAGCGACAAGAGCGTCGGCTACGGGTGGCTTAGAAGTACTGGTGAAGCCGAGGTCACCTTGTTCTCCTCGACCGAGGCGGAAATAGTGGACGTCTTCCTCTTGGGTTTCCCCTTAACTCAAGTTAGCACGAGGAAGCTGGTTCCAGGGGAGAACAAGGTCTTCCTCAAGTTTCAGATAGCAGGTTCCTTGGTACCGGGGAACGTTTACGTCGCGGAGTTCAGGCTTTCCGACGGAACCGTGAAAAGGGCATCCCTTGTCTACGAGATATGA
- a CDS encoding stage II sporulation protein M: MRPITRLILIFFGIELAIFLGVSAIPVNNPEMAQTFSSTVSSTDSLPYVLLFLTIFSHNLSIALVDFLPVIGIGVLLFSIGSTAYVLTSYTTTVYHIPGVVDAIGLMTLPHSWLELPAYAVAAGAGTYAIWKRDWVRSLLMVPFAALELLLAAMVEAAEISFPSLSYFMWIPGAIAIVGLYFLYEYLQRKADNYQKVGVGNVNAYSSQGYQYPAQYPTYYYPASQPQYANPQLSLQQEVSSMLYRAQIMENQGRIPEAMQAYWDVVVLLVKEASIKSGFMPITLQDFFNTVNLLGQKFYPELPTLFQGAYNSKSHGNFEEFKGYALPLISKLKSILGIS; the protein is encoded by the coding sequence ATGAGGCCGATAACAAGACTTATCCTAATATTCTTTGGAATTGAGTTGGCAATATTCCTAGGAGTCTCCGCCATTCCAGTCAATAACCCAGAGATGGCCCAGACCTTCTCCTCTACAGTTTCTAGCACAGACTCCCTCCCCTACGTACTGCTCTTCCTGACCATATTCTCCCACAACTTATCAATTGCGTTAGTGGACTTCCTGCCTGTCATAGGTATAGGCGTGTTGCTCTTCTCCATTGGTTCCACCGCATACGTGCTAACGTCCTATACCACTACAGTATATCACATTCCCGGAGTAGTGGACGCTATAGGACTCATGACCCTCCCTCACAGCTGGTTGGAGCTTCCTGCTTACGCCGTCGCTGCTGGAGCTGGGACTTACGCAATCTGGAAGAGGGACTGGGTTAGGTCCCTTCTCATGGTTCCCTTTGCGGCTTTGGAGCTACTCTTAGCGGCTATGGTTGAGGCTGCCGAGATCTCGTTCCCGTCCTTGTCGTACTTTATGTGGATTCCAGGGGCAATTGCAATAGTTGGTCTGTACTTCCTCTACGAGTACCTCCAGAGAAAGGCAGACAATTACCAGAAGGTCGGCGTTGGTAACGTCAATGCCTATTCAAGCCAAGGATATCAATACCCCGCCCAGTACCCTACTTACTATTATCCCGCTTCCCAACCACAATACGCGAACCCACAGCTCTCACTGCAACAGGAAGTCAGCTCCATGCTCTACAGGGCCCAGATAATGGAAAACCAAGGAAGGATACCGGAGGCAATGCAGGCCTATTGGGACGTGGTGGTCCTATTAGTCAAGGAGGCCTCCATCAAGTCCGGCTTCATGCCCATAACGCTTCAGGACTTCTTCAACACAGTGAACTTGTTGGGCCAGAAGTTCTATCCCGAGCTACCAACCCTCTTCCAGGGGGCTTACAACAGCAAGTCACATGGCAACTTCGAGGAGTTCAAGGGATACGCGTTACCTCTCATCTCAAAGTTGAAGAGCATCTTGGGCATAAGTTAG
- the cadA gene encoding cadmium-translocating P-type ATPase, with translation MEKEERKITLRLRNEELKVVGMHCATCVATVSKSVSSVKGVVDVNVNLASGEAKVSLSGAKLKDVVEAVRKAGYDVVTQRATLKVSLNPEEVERLREEMEEMSGVVKAIVNVDGVVYVEFNPLSTKAEEIREALEKEGYKVSVLAGEEEVPEVLASRRELRGYLYALAVGVAFTPLTLIFQYTGLTFLALLFSVPVQFYSGLRFHLGAWRAFKNKTTNMDTLVSLASNVGWLYSLYSFLGGGPTFFDSISLLITFILVGKTLEAYLKAKSTNEVAGLLSVKAHALREGREVEVDSSKLRIGDVVVVRTGETIPADGVVEEGMGEVEEAIFTGEARPSRKVKGSPVIAGSTLVSGALKVYVTRAGNRTYLAQVVQALREAQNVKVPIQKLVDRVSQVFVPTIISIVVVVFLVWKLLMGVPTYEAVLFSVAVLAGACPCPLGLATPMAVLTSVNKLAKKGVVVRDGNAMEKLDQAKVFIFDKTGTLTKGEFKVTKVTVDEETLNAVANLEGYSSHPIAKAIAKLAKRKLKVENFSDFPGEGVFGIVEGKSIIVGKKDFVLRNCEGNGEESILVCVDGKVVGSIVVEDELREDAVTMIRELVKQGKEVYVATGDPDPKLDLGVKVFFGLSPDEKVDLVRKMRKKGLTVFVGDGVNDAQAIREADVGIAVSSGTDIAKYAGDVIVPSVNSILELERMGRRTVRKIKENLAWAFAYNSVLVAIASGLFYPALYLPPEYSALAMSLNSVFVVTWSLVS, from the coding sequence ATGGAGAAAGAGGAAAGGAAGATAACTTTGCGGTTGCGCAACGAGGAATTAAAGGTCGTGGGAATGCACTGCGCCACTTGCGTCGCCACTGTGTCCAAGTCAGTCTCCTCGGTGAAGGGTGTTGTGGATGTAAACGTGAACTTGGCTAGCGGAGAGGCCAAAGTGAGCCTTTCTGGCGCGAAGCTCAAGGACGTTGTGGAGGCCGTAAGGAAAGCAGGTTACGACGTCGTCACACAGAGGGCCACGTTAAAGGTCTCGCTCAACCCAGAGGAGGTGGAGAGACTTAGGGAAGAGATGGAGGAGATGTCCGGAGTCGTGAAGGCGATTGTAAACGTAGACGGCGTTGTTTACGTCGAGTTCAACCCGCTGTCCACCAAGGCGGAGGAGATAAGAGAGGCCTTGGAGAAGGAGGGTTACAAAGTTTCAGTACTGGCAGGGGAGGAGGAAGTCCCTGAGGTTCTCGCGTCTAGGAGGGAACTCAGGGGCTACCTCTACGCCCTGGCTGTTGGCGTTGCGTTCACTCCGCTGACTTTGATCTTCCAGTACACAGGCCTGACCTTCTTAGCCCTCCTCTTCTCAGTACCAGTACAGTTTTACTCGGGGCTGAGGTTCCACTTGGGGGCGTGGCGGGCTTTCAAGAACAAGACGACCAACATGGACACCTTGGTCTCCCTTGCCTCAAACGTTGGCTGGCTCTACAGCCTCTACTCCTTCCTAGGCGGTGGTCCAACCTTCTTCGACTCTATCTCGCTCCTCATCACCTTCATCTTGGTGGGGAAGACGTTGGAGGCGTACTTGAAGGCAAAATCAACCAACGAGGTAGCGGGGCTCCTTTCGGTAAAGGCCCACGCACTTAGGGAAGGAAGAGAAGTAGAAGTGGACTCGTCTAAGCTGAGGATAGGGGACGTTGTAGTAGTGAGGACAGGGGAGACGATCCCTGCTGACGGCGTAGTTGAAGAGGGGATGGGAGAAGTAGAAGAGGCAATATTCACGGGGGAAGCTAGACCCTCAAGGAAGGTCAAGGGCTCTCCCGTGATAGCCGGTTCCACCCTAGTGTCTGGAGCCCTCAAGGTGTACGTAACTAGGGCTGGAAATAGGACTTACTTGGCCCAAGTAGTCCAAGCGTTGAGGGAAGCGCAGAACGTCAAAGTTCCCATTCAGAAATTAGTGGACAGAGTGTCGCAGGTCTTCGTCCCCACGATCATATCCATTGTAGTTGTCGTCTTCCTCGTCTGGAAACTGCTCATGGGCGTTCCCACTTATGAGGCTGTCCTGTTCTCGGTGGCAGTGTTGGCTGGAGCTTGTCCCTGCCCCCTCGGCCTAGCCACCCCGATGGCAGTACTAACTAGCGTAAACAAGTTGGCTAAGAAGGGAGTAGTGGTAAGGGACGGGAACGCAATGGAGAAGCTAGACCAAGCCAAAGTGTTCATTTTCGACAAGACCGGTACCTTAACGAAGGGAGAGTTTAAGGTCACAAAGGTCACAGTGGACGAGGAGACCCTAAATGCGGTGGCGAACCTAGAGGGCTACAGCTCCCACCCTATAGCTAAGGCCATCGCCAAGCTGGCGAAGAGGAAGTTGAAGGTGGAGAACTTCTCCGACTTCCCTGGAGAGGGAGTCTTTGGCATAGTGGAGGGAAAGAGCATAATAGTTGGGAAGAAGGACTTCGTGCTCAGAAACTGCGAGGGAAATGGGGAAGAGAGCATTCTGGTCTGCGTCGACGGGAAAGTTGTTGGGAGCATCGTGGTGGAGGACGAGCTAAGGGAGGACGCAGTGACGATGATAAGGGAGCTCGTCAAGCAGGGTAAGGAGGTTTACGTAGCCACGGGTGACCCAGACCCCAAGTTGGACCTAGGCGTTAAGGTCTTTTTCGGCCTCTCCCCAGACGAAAAGGTGGATCTGGTGAGGAAGATGAGGAAGAAGGGGCTCACGGTGTTCGTGGGAGACGGCGTTAACGATGCCCAAGCCATAAGGGAGGCCGACGTTGGTATAGCGGTCTCCTCCGGGACAGACATAGCCAAGTACGCGGGTGACGTGATAGTGCCATCCGTGAATTCCATCTTGGAGCTGGAGAGGATGGGGAGGAGGACGGTGAGGAAGATAAAGGAGAATTTAGCATGGGCTTTTGCCTACAACTCGGTCTTGGTAGCGATAGCCTCCGGTCTCTTTTACCCTGCGTTGTACCTACCGCCGGAGTACTCAGCCCTCGCAATGAGCCTAAACAGCGTCTTCGTCGTAACTTGGTCCCTGGTTAGCTGA